One region of Gossypium raimondii isolate GPD5lz chromosome 6, ASM2569854v1, whole genome shotgun sequence genomic DNA includes:
- the LOC105773867 gene encoding ras-related protein RABF2b isoform X2 — protein sequence MATTGNKNINAKLVLLGDVGAGKSSLVLRFVKGQFVEFQESTIGAAFFSQTLAVNDATVKFEIWDTAGQERYHSLAPMYYRGAAAAIIVYDMTNQASFERAENWVQELQAQGNPNMVMALAGNKADLLDARKVAAEATQTYAQENGLFFMETSAKTASNVNELFYEIAKRLPGVQPAQNPAGMVLMNRPSERTATASCCS from the exons ATGGCCACCACTGGAAACAAGAACATCAATGCTAAATTA GTTCTACTTGGGGATGTTGGAGCTGGGAAGTCTAGCCTTGTGTTGCGCTTTGTTAAAGGACAATTTGTTGAATTTCAG GAATCAACCATAGGTGCAGCTTTCTTTTCCCAGACATTGGCCGTGAATGATGCAACTGTAAAGTTTGAGATATGGGATACAGCTGGGCAAGAAAGGTATCACAGCTTGGCACCAATGTACTACCGAGGAGCTGCAGCTGCGATTATTGTGTATGATATGACCAATCAA GCTTCATTTGAAAGAGCCGAAAATTGGGTTCAAGAACTTCAAGCACAAG GCAATCCTAATATGGTAATGGCACTGGCCGGGAACAAAGCTGACTTACTGGATGCAAGGAAGGTGGCAGCAGAGGCAA CACAAACTTATGCTCAGGAGAATGGTCTTTTCTTCATGGAAACTTCTGCAAAGACCGCATCCAATGTCAATGAACTTTTCTATGAAATAG CTAAAAGATTACCTGGAGTGCAGCCAGCACAAAATCCTGCTGGAATGGTTCTCATGAATAGACCTTCAGAACGGACTGCAACTGCATCTTGTTGCTCTTAG
- the LOC105773867 gene encoding ras-related protein RABF2b isoform X1, which translates to MHGIFVMKSDMVWFMFAKYYFDFFGLLMPIKSLLDFALFLEVLLGDVGAGKSSLVLRFVKGQFVEFQESTIGAAFFSQTLAVNDATVKFEIWDTAGQERYHSLAPMYYRGAAAAIIVYDMTNQASFERAENWVQELQAQGNPNMVMALAGNKADLLDARKVAAEATQTYAQENGLFFMETSAKTASNVNELFYEIAKRLPGVQPAQNPAGMVLMNRPSERTATASCCS; encoded by the exons aTGCATGGTATTTTTGTTATGAAATCTGATATGGTTTGGTTTATGTttgcaaaatattattttgatttttttggtttgttaATGCCAATCAAATCCCTGCTGGATTTCGCTCTGTTCCTCGag GTTCTACTTGGGGATGTTGGAGCTGGGAAGTCTAGCCTTGTGTTGCGCTTTGTTAAAGGACAATTTGTTGAATTTCAG GAATCAACCATAGGTGCAGCTTTCTTTTCCCAGACATTGGCCGTGAATGATGCAACTGTAAAGTTTGAGATATGGGATACAGCTGGGCAAGAAAGGTATCACAGCTTGGCACCAATGTACTACCGAGGAGCTGCAGCTGCGATTATTGTGTATGATATGACCAATCAA GCTTCATTTGAAAGAGCCGAAAATTGGGTTCAAGAACTTCAAGCACAAG GCAATCCTAATATGGTAATGGCACTGGCCGGGAACAAAGCTGACTTACTGGATGCAAGGAAGGTGGCAGCAGAGGCAA CACAAACTTATGCTCAGGAGAATGGTCTTTTCTTCATGGAAACTTCTGCAAAGACCGCATCCAATGTCAATGAACTTTTCTATGAAATAG CTAAAAGATTACCTGGAGTGCAGCCAGCACAAAATCCTGCTGGAATGGTTCTCATGAATAGACCTTCAGAACGGACTGCAACTGCATCTTGTTGCTCTTAG
- the LOC105772034 gene encoding probable aspartyl protease At4g16563 produces the protein MATSYSTTTTTTTILLLLVIAFFSFYQTQAGNINPNSVVLGLTRSSTTFTIPKPSKYSRKRLSQVSDMIEPLRAVRDGYLLTLIIGTPGQVIQVYMDTGSDLTWVPCGNLSFDCLDCDDYRNNKLIGTFSPSNSSSSFRDTCGSSFCIDIHSSDNSFDTCIEAGCSLSTLLKATCSRPCPSFAYSYGEGGLVAGTLTRDNLRVHGSSPYITKDVPRFSFGCVGTTYREPIGIAGFGRGVLSLPSQLGFLQKGFSHCFLAFKYANNQNISSPLFMGDTATSSSDNMQFTPMLKSPMFPNYYYIGLEAITVGNVKSAEVPLNLREFDSQGNGGMLIDSGTTYTHLPEPFYSQLLSMLQPMIAYPRATDVERRTGFDLCYEVPCPNNRFTNDPFPSITFHFMNNVSLVLPQANYFYAMSAPTNSTGVKCLLFQSMDDSSYGPAGVFGNFQQQDVKVVYDLEKERIGFQPMDCAAAAISQGLHKN, from the coding sequence ATGGCGACATCTTactccaccaccaccaccaccaccaccattcTTTTGCTCCTAGTCATTGCTTTTTTCAGTTTCTATCAAACCCAAGCTGGGAACATAAACCCTAATTCAGTTGTTCTTGGTCTAACACGTTCTAGCACTACCTTTACTATACCTAAACCCTCCAAATACTCAAGAAAGAGACTTTCACAAGTTTCAGATATGATTGAGCCATTGAGGGCTGTAAGAGATGGATATTTGCTTACTTTAATTATAGGAACACCAGGACAAGTCATTCAAGTTTACATGGATACTGGGAGTGACCTGACTTGGGTTCCTTGCGGTAATCTATCCTTTGATTGTCTGGATTGTGATGACTATAGGAACAATAAGTTAATAGGTACTTTCTCCCCTTCAaattcttcttcctcttttagGGACACCTGTGGTAGCTCTTTTTGTATTGACATCCATAGCTCTGATAACTCTTTTGATACATGCATTGAGGCTGGATGCTCATTAAGCACCCTTCTCAAAGCCACCTGCTCTAGGCCTTGTCCTTCCTTTGCCTATTCCTATGGTGAAGGAGGGCTAGTCGCGGGAACCCTAACCAGGGATAACCTTAGGGTTCATGGTAGTAGCCCTTATATCACTAAGGACGTTCCCAGGTTTTCCTTTGGTTGTGTGGGCACTACTTATAGAGAGCCTATTGGCATTGCAGGGTTTGGTAGGGGTGTACTTTCCCTACCTTCACAGTTAGGGTTCCTCCAGAAAGGCTTTTCTCATTGCTTCTTAGCCTTCAAGTATGCCAACAATCAAAATATTTCAAGCCCATTATTCATGGGAGATACTGCTACATCTTCCAGTGACAATATGCAGTTCACCCCGATGTTGAAGAGTCCCATGTTCCCCAACTACTACTACATTGGTTTAGAGGCCATAACTGTAGGCAATGTTAAGTCTGCTGAAGTTCCTTTAAACTTGAGAGAGTTTGATTCACAAGGTAATGGGGGAATGTTGATTGATTCAGGAACCACTTATACTCACCTCCCCGAGCCATTCTATTCTCAACTTCTCTCAATGCTCCAACCAATGATAGCATATCCTCGAGCCACCGATGTAGAGAGGCGAACCGGTTTTGATCTCTGTTATGAAGTTCCATGTCCAAATAACCGATTCACAAATGATCCTTTCCCTTCAATCACTTTTCATTTCATGAACAATGTCAGTCTCGTTTTGCCCCAAGCTAATTACTTCTATGCCATGAGTGCTCCAACTAACTCAACAGGGGTCAAATGCCTATTGTTCCAAAGCATGGATGATAGTAGCTACGGACCAGCGGGTGTATTCGGGAACTTCCAACAGCAAGATGTGAAAGTCGTTTATGATTTGGAGAAAGAGAGAATTGGATTTCAACCAATGGACTGTGCAGCAGCTGCAATCTCTCAGGGACTACATAAGAACTAA